A part of Gossypium hirsutum isolate 1008001.06 chromosome A07, Gossypium_hirsutum_v2.1, whole genome shotgun sequence genomic DNA contains:
- the LOC121232316 gene encoding pentatricopeptide repeat-containing protein At5g27110-like yields the protein MRDLVSWTAMITAYEQAEQPDKALLLFQYMQLHGVLSDSVTIVSVASAYVSVGNAIIAMYAKCGNVSLPRLVFDLMEERHVISWNSIILGYSQNGQASEALFLSEVMLDSEAFTNPVTKLIMVSAYLDTATRLFNDIPPTERNITSWNVLISGYDMHGYGKEALNLFSQMQQTGIKPDHITFTSLLSACGHAGLIDEGRKCFAEMKKHSESLRVKHYACMVDILGRAGLLNQAFDMVQQITIPKNDGV from the exons ATGAGGGATCTTGTTAGCTGGACTGCCATGATCACGGCCTATGAACAGGCTGAACAGCCGGATAAGGCTCTTCTGTTGTTCCAATATATGCAACTTCACGGTGTTTTGTCAGATTCAGTGACAATTGTGAGTGTTGCCTCTGCT TATGTCTCTGTTGGGAATGCAATTATTGCCATGTACGCAAAATGCGGCAATGTGAGCTTGCCTCGACTGGTTTTTGATTTGATGGAGGAAAGACATGTTATTTCATGGAATTCTATCATCTTAGGATACAGTCAAAATGGTCAAGCTAGTGAAGCTTTGTTTCTTTCTGAGGTGATGTTGGATTCTGAGGCTTTCACTAATCCAGTAACAAAGTTGATCATGGTTTCTGCCT ATTTAGACACTGCTACCAGGTTATTTAATGATATTCCTCCTACAGAAAGGAATATCACTTCATGGAATGTGCTGATTTCTGGGTATGACATGCATGGTTATGGGAAAGAAGCATTGAATCTCTTCTCACAAATGCAACAAACAGGCATTAAGCCAGACCATATTACTTTTACCTCTCTATTATCCGCCTGTGGTCATGCCGGTCTTATCGATGAAGGGAGGAAATGTTTTGCAGAAATGAAAAAGCACTCCGAAAGCCTCCGGGTGAAACACTATGCTTGCATGGTTGATATACTAGGCAGAGCTGGATTACTCAACCAAGCTTTCGATATGGTTCAACAGATAACGATACCAAAAAACGATGGTGTTTAG
- the LOC107938004 gene encoding pentatricopeptide repeat-containing protein DWY1, chloroplastic-like, giving the protein MARSSEVETKYERYKIENSAFSVVELVYGKVESLAAEIKMVGYVPNLSCVLHDVDDEDKEHILNYHSEKLAMAFGIMKIDPEMSVQVTNNLRICNDCYSAFKFVSYVYGRKIVVRDAYRFHHFQDGTCSCNDYW; this is encoded by the exons ATGGCCAGAAGTAGTGAAGTTGAgacaaaatatgaaagatataagATTGAGAATTCAGCATTCAGCGTGGTTGAGCTCG TTTATGGGAAAGTAGAGAGCTTGGCAGCTGAGATTAAGATGGTAGGGTATGTTCCGAACCTTTCATGCGTCCTGCACGACGTGGACGATGAAGATAAAGAACATATTCTAAACTATCACAGTGAAAAGCTAGCTATGGCATTTGGAATCATGAAGATTGATCCAGAAATGAGTGTTCAAGTTACAAATAATCTACGCATCTGCAATGATTGCTACTCAGCATTCAAGTTTGTCTCTTATGTTTATGGGAGGAAGATTGTTGTTAGGGATGCATATAGGTTCCATCACTTTCAAGATGGAACTTGCTCATGCAATGATTATTGGTAG
- the LOC107938029 gene encoding chaperone protein ClpD, chloroplastic, with protein sequence MDVLCSSSLAIHLHSRSIFPSSPPRFPFRFHRTFYFNNSIYSSSSSSCFGLSISRCNNFVHHVKHPHSFKRRKPIQISAVFERFTERAIKAVILSQREAKSLGKDMVFTQHLLLGLIGEDRDPNGFLGSGLKIENARDAVRSIWQSSNHGEDLDNKQQGSIVSSTDVPFSISTKRVFEAAVEYSRTMGYNFIAPEHIAVGLFTVDDGSASRVLKRLGANINHLAAEAVTRLQGELAKDGREPSLSSKKMSEKSSSGNAAVLRSPDKTKGKSALAQFCIDLTARASEGLIDPVIGRETEVQIIVQILCRRIKNNPILLGESGVGKTAIAEGLATSIAQAEIPAFLLNKKIMSLDIGLLMAGAKERGELEARVTALLSDICSSGNIILFVDEVHTLIGSGTVGRGNKGSGLDIANLLKPALGRGELQCIASTTIGEYRTQFEKDKALARRFQPVWINEPSQEDAVGILLGLREKYESHHHCRYTLEAINAAVYLSARYIPDRYLPDKAIDLIDEAGSRARIEAFRRKREQETDILSKAPDDYWEEIRTVQAMHEVVIASRLKNNAGAFGVDDSSELLESPLPSTSENDGPIMVGPEEIAAVASIWSGIPVQQLTADERMLLICLDEMLKKRVIGQDEAVAAISRAVKRSRVGLKDLDRPIAAMIFCGPTGVGKTELTKALAACYFGSEDAMLRLDMSEYMERHTVSKLIGSPPGYVGYEEGGMLTEAIRRRPFTLLLLDEIEKAHPDIFNILLQLFEDGHLTDSQGRRVSFKNALVVMTSNVGSSAIAKGRRSSIGFLLENNESSSYAGMKALVMEELKAYFRPELLNRIDEVVVFRSLEKPQMLEIVNLMLQEVNARLISLGIGLEVSESIKDLICQQGYDQTYGARPLRRAVTAIVEDPLSEALLAGNYSPGETAVIDLDALGNPIVTSRSDRNISLSDTASIF encoded by the exons ATGGATGTCTTATGTTCTTCTTCATTAGCAATTCATTTACATTCACGTTCCATATTTCCTTCATCACCTCCACGTTTCCCTTTTCGTTTCCATCGAACTTTTTATTTCAACAATTCaatttattcttcttcttcaagttctTGTTTTGGTCTCTCAATCTCTCGTTGTAATAACTTTGTTCATCATGTTAAACACCCTCATTCTTTTAAAAGAAGAAAACCCATTCAAATTTCTGCTGTTTTTGAGCGTTTTACAGAACGAGCAATCAAAGCCGTGATCTTGTCTCAAAGAGAAGCCAAATCTCTTGGTAAAGACATGGTTTTTACCCAACATCTTTTGTTGGGTTTGATTGGTGAAGATCGTGACCCTAATGGTTTTTTAGGGTCAGGTTTGAAAATTGAGAATGCTCGTGATGCTGTTCGTAGCATTTGGCAAAGTAGTAACCATGGTGAGGATTTGGATAATAAACAACAAGGGTCTATTGTTTCTTCAACGGATGTACCGTTTTCCATAAGCACAAAACGGGTTTTTGAAGCTGCTGTGGAGTATTCAAGGACTATGGGTTATAATTTTATTGCCCCTGAACATATTGCTGTTGGTTTATTTACCGTTGATGATGGAAGTGCTAGTCGTGTcctaaaaag ATTGGGAGCAAATATAAATCACTTGGCAGCTGAAGCAGTCACCAGATTACAAGGGGAGCTTGCAAAAGATGGTAGGGAACCTTCATTATCATCAAAAAAGATGAGTGAAAAATCTTCATCTGGTAATGCTGCTGTTTTGAGGTCCCCTGACAAGACAAAAG GGAAAAGTGCTTTAGCTCAATTCTGTATCGATCTTACAGCCCGTGCAAGTGAGGGACTTATTGACCCTGTTATTGGCAGAGAGACTGAAGTTCAAATAATTGTACAGATACTTTGTCGCCGAATTAAGAATAACCCGATTCTTCTTGGTGAAAGTGGGGTTGGTAAAACAGCCATTGCTGAAGGACTTGCGACTAGTATCGCACAAGCAGAAATCCCAGCATTTCTTTTG aataaaaaaataatgtccTTGGACATAGGACTGCTCATGGCCGGTGCGAAGGAGAGGGGAGAGTTAGAGGCACGTGTTACTGCTTTGCTAAGTG ATATCTGTTCCTCAGGTAATATCATTCTTTTTGTCGATGAAGTCCACACGCTTATTGGATCTGGTACGGTTGGCCGTGGAAACAAGGGATCTGGTCTTGACATTGCGAATCTATTGAAGCCTGCACTTGGTAGGGGTGAATTACAG TGCATCGCATCAACAACTATAGGGGAATATAGGACCCAATTTGAAAAGGATAAAGCATTAGCACGAAGATTTCAGCCAGTATGGATCAACGAGCCGAGTCAG GAGGATGCAGTCGGGATACTGCTTGGTCTACGCGAAAAATACGAATCTCATCACCACTGCAGATACACTCTAGAAGCAATCAATGCTGCTGTGTACCTATCAGCAAGATATATTCCTGACAGGTATCTTCCCGATAAAGCAATCGACCTCATTGATGAAGCTGGAAGCCGAGCTCGTATTGAAGCATTTAGGAGGAAAAGAGAGCAAGAAACTGATATTCTCTCAAAAGCACCTGACGATTATTGGGAAGAAATTAGAACTGTTCAAGCCATGCATGAAGTG GTCATTGCCAGCAGGTTGAAAAACAATGCCGGTGCTTTCGGTGTGGATGATTCCAGTGAACTCCTAGAATCTCCTTTGCCTTCTACTTCAGAGAACGATGG ACCTATAATGGTGGGACCTGAAGAAATCGCGGCAGTTGCTTCGATTTGGTCAGGGATACCAGTGCAGCAGCTCACTGCAGATGAAAGAATGCTTCTAATTTGCCTTGATGAGATGCTTAAGAAAAGGGTTATTGGTCAGGACGAAGCTGTTGCTGCCATTTCTCGAGCTGTTAAGAGATCCCGCGTTGGCCTAAAGGATCTTGATAGACCAATTGCTGCAATGATCTTTTGTGGTCCAACCGGGGTTGGCAAAACCGAATTAACAAAAGCCTTAGCGGCATGCTATTTTGGGTCG GAGGATGCCATGCTTCGATTGGACATGAGTGAATACATGGAGCGACATACAGTGAGTAAATTAATAGGATCACCCCCTGGTTATGTCGGTTATGAAGAGGGAGGTATGCTTACGGAAGCTATTAGAAGACGACCGTTCACGTTGTTATTGCTCGATGAAATAGAGAAAGCCCATCCTGATATATTCAACATCCTTCTCCAACTGTTTGAAGATGGTCACCTCACAGATTCACAG GGTCGAAGAGTTTCTTTCAAGAATGCATTGGTAGTGATGACGTCGAATGTGGGTTCTTCTGCGATTGCAAAGGGTAGACGTAGCTCCATTGGTTTCTTGCTCGAGAATAATGAATCTTCTTCATATGCTGGAATGAAGGCTCTGGTAATGGAGGAACTGAAAGCATATTTCCGTCCCGAGTTACTCAACAGGATTGATGAAGTAGTTGTCTTTCGATCTCTCGAGAAACCTCAG ATGCTCGAGATTGTAAACCTGATGTTGCAAGAGGTTAATGCTAGACTCATATCACTGGGAATCGGTTTAGAGGTGTCTGAATCAATCAAGGACCTCATTTGTCAGCAAGGCTACGACCAGACCTACGGTGCACGGCCCCTCAGGAGGGCAGTTACCGCAATAGTCGAAGATCCCCTAAGTGAAGCCCTCCTGGCTGGAAATTACAGTCCCGGTGAAACAGCCGTTATTGATCTTGATGCTTTAGGAAACCCCATTGTTACAAGTCGATCAGATCGGAACATCAGCTTGTCTGATACAGCGTCCATCTTCTAG